One Sphingomonas sp. FARSPH DNA segment encodes these proteins:
- a CDS encoding diguanylate cyclase domain-containing protein: MPGARAIAHLRESGYRDALTGLRKHAWLAAHVAAWATPGTGVAIIGLDHFKQIKDTLGHTGGDAVLAQTRPDFRASPSPAAARRSAWG, encoded by the coding sequence ATGCCCGGCGCGCGAGCAATCGCCCATCTGCGCGAAAGCGGCTATCGCGACGCGCTGACGGGGTTGCGCAAGCATGCCTGGCTGGCGGCTCATGTGGCGGCCTGGGCGACGCCCGGCACCGGCGTCGCGATCATCGGCCTCGATCATTTCAAGCAGATCAAAGACACCTTGGGCCATACCGGCGGCGATGCGGTGCTCGCGCAGACGCGACCCGACTTTCGAGCGTCGCCATCGCCCGCGGCGGCCAGGCGATCCGCATGGGGGTGA
- a CDS encoding phosphoadenylyl-sulfate reductase, whose amino-acid sequence MAEPARNRDRIDTLPAFSVANAAAMEARFAGVPAPEMLRTLLTGMLAGRVASVSSFGAESAVLLHMVAAIDRDIPVIFTNTQKMFGETLAYRDALVERLGLTDLRVVRPDPRLIAARDAEGLRWSYDPDGCCAIRKVEPLARALEPFDAWISGRKGFQAGTRAALPRFEEDQGRLKINPLADWAKPQLDAYFAEHDLPRHPLEADGYLSIGCAPCTSKVRPGEDPRAGRWRGWDKIECGIHVAPRPGEDPIF is encoded by the coding sequence ATGGCTGAACCCGCCCGCAACCGGGACAGGATCGACACCCTGCCCGCTTTTTCGGTGGCCAATGCCGCGGCGATGGAGGCGCGATTTGCCGGTGTCCCGGCACCGGAGATGCTGCGCACGCTGCTGACCGGCATGCTCGCCGGCCGGGTCGCTTCGGTATCGTCGTTCGGCGCGGAATCCGCCGTGCTGCTCCACATGGTCGCCGCGATCGATCGCGACATCCCGGTCATCTTCACCAATACGCAAAAGATGTTCGGCGAGACGCTCGCCTATCGCGACGCGCTGGTTGAACGGCTCGGGCTGACCGACCTGCGTGTGGTGCGGCCGGACCCGCGGCTGATCGCCGCGCGCGATGCCGAGGGGCTGCGCTGGTCGTACGATCCGGACGGCTGTTGCGCGATCCGCAAGGTCGAACCGCTTGCCCGCGCGCTGGAGCCGTTCGACGCCTGGATTTCGGGGCGCAAGGGGTTCCAGGCGGGGACCCGCGCCGCGCTGCCGCGGTTCGAGGAGGATCAGGGCAGGCTCAAGATCAATCCGCTTGCCGACTGGGCGAAGCCGCAGCTCGACGCCTATTTCGCCGAGCACGACCTGCCGCGCCATCCTTTGGAGGCGGACGGATATCTATCGATCGGCTGCGCGCCGTGCACCAGCAAGGTCCGTCCGGGCGAGGATCCGCGTGCGGGCCGCTGGCGCGGCTGGGACAAGATCGAATGCGGCATCCACGTCGCGCCGCGGCCGGGCGAGGACCCGATCTTCTGA
- a CDS encoding DUF934 domain-containing protein, with product MDDALLRFREDEAQDEPAVTLDAFLGQSNASAVRLEAGDDARALLPYLDRLALVEVSFPSFRDGRGYSAGRILREAGYAGELRAAGDVLVDQLPLMRRCGFDSFAPEAPIDRATLARALDRYAYRYQPAADATAPVWKYRHG from the coding sequence ATGGATGACGCTTTGCTCCGCTTTCGCGAGGACGAGGCGCAGGACGAACCCGCGGTGACGCTCGACGCCTTCCTCGGCCAGAGCAATGCCTCTGCGGTGCGGCTTGAAGCGGGCGACGACGCGCGTGCGCTGCTGCCGTACCTCGATCGCCTCGCGCTGGTCGAGGTGAGCTTCCCCAGCTTTCGCGACGGGCGCGGCTATTCGGCGGGGCGCATCCTGCGAGAGGCGGGCTACGCCGGCGAGCTGCGCGCGGCGGGCGACGTGCTCGTCGACCAGTTGCCGCTGATGCGCCGGTGCGGCTTCGACAGCTTCGCGCCCGAGGCGCCGATCGATCGGGCGACGTTGGCGCGCGCCCTGGATCGCTACGCCTATCGGTATCAGCCGGCGGCAGACGCGACGGCGCCGGTATGGAAGTACCGACATGGCTGA
- a CDS encoding nitrite/sulfite reductase has translation MYRYDEYDQSIVDARVDEFRDQVERRLSGQLTEDQFKPLRLMNGLYLQLHAYMLRVAVPYGTLDSRQMRMLSHIARTYDRGYGHFTTRQNIQFNWIKLADAPDILAELATVEMHAIQTSGNCIRNISADQYAGASGDEIADPRPWAELIRQWSTFHPEFTYLPRKFKIAVIAAEEDRAAMRLHDIGIRLVERDGAVGAQIYVGGGMGRTPMISHLIRDFVQADALMSYLEACLRVYNRYGRRDNIYKARIKILLHEIGADEYRRQVEEEFAALKGLGLDPPVAELDRIRAMFAPPAFETGLPTDADRSDPDFAVWLDQNVRAHKAPGYAIVNVSLKPAGGIPGDASADQIDLLADLAQAHSFDELRVTHAQNIVLPHVAIRDLRTVWERLVEAGLAEPNLDLITDIIACPGLDYCSLANARSIPLAQKIATRFADRDRQRELGELKLKISGCINACGHHHAGHIGILGVDRKGTENYQLSLGGSGAEDVSLAKITGPGFDEDGVVDAIERVTDRYLAERRAGERFLDTYRRVGFAPFKEAIYG, from the coding sequence ATGTACCGTTACGACGAATACGACCAGAGCATCGTCGACGCCCGCGTCGACGAATTCCGCGACCAGGTGGAACGCCGCCTGTCGGGCCAGCTGACGGAGGACCAGTTCAAGCCGCTCAGGCTGATGAACGGCCTCTATCTGCAGCTCCACGCCTATATGCTGCGCGTCGCCGTCCCCTATGGCACGCTCGACAGCCGGCAGATGCGGATGCTGAGCCATATCGCGCGCACCTACGATCGCGGCTACGGCCATTTCACCACGCGCCAGAACATCCAGTTCAACTGGATCAAGCTGGCCGACGCGCCCGACATCCTCGCCGAACTGGCGACGGTCGAGATGCACGCGATCCAGACCAGCGGCAATTGCATCCGCAACATCTCCGCCGACCAATATGCCGGGGCGAGCGGGGATGAGATCGCCGATCCGCGGCCATGGGCGGAACTGATCCGCCAGTGGAGCACGTTCCACCCCGAATTCACCTACCTGCCGCGCAAGTTCAAGATCGCGGTGATCGCCGCGGAAGAAGATCGCGCCGCGATGCGCCTCCACGACATCGGCATCCGGCTGGTCGAACGCGACGGCGCGGTCGGCGCGCAGATCTACGTCGGTGGCGGCATGGGTCGGACGCCGATGATCAGCCATCTGATCCGCGACTTCGTGCAGGCAGACGCGCTGATGAGCTATCTCGAGGCCTGTCTACGGGTCTACAATCGCTACGGCCGGCGCGACAACATCTACAAGGCGCGGATCAAGATTCTGCTGCACGAGATCGGCGCGGACGAATATCGCCGCCAGGTGGAGGAGGAGTTCGCCGCGCTGAAGGGCCTCGGCCTCGACCCGCCCGTCGCCGAACTCGACCGCATCCGGGCGATGTTCGCGCCGCCTGCGTTCGAAACGGGCCTGCCGACCGATGCGGACCGCAGCGATCCCGACTTCGCCGTCTGGCTCGACCAGAACGTCCGCGCGCACAAGGCCCCGGGCTATGCGATCGTCAACGTCAGCCTGAAACCCGCAGGCGGCATCCCTGGCGACGCGTCGGCGGACCAGATCGACCTGCTCGCCGACCTGGCGCAGGCCCATTCCTTCGACGAATTGCGCGTCACGCACGCGCAGAACATCGTCCTGCCGCATGTCGCGATCCGTGACCTGCGCACGGTGTGGGAGCGGTTGGTCGAGGCAGGCCTTGCCGAACCAAACCTCGATCTCATCACCGATATCATCGCCTGCCCCGGCCTCGATTATTGCAGCCTTGCCAACGCCCGCTCGATCCCGCTGGCGCAGAAGATCGCGACGCGTTTCGCCGATCGCGACCGGCAGCGCGAGCTGGGCGAGCTGAAGCTCAAGATTTCCGGCTGCATCAACGCCTGCGGCCATCATCACGCCGGCCATATCGGCATCCTGGGCGTCGATCGGAAGGGAACGGAAAACTACCAGCTGTCGCTCGGTGGATCGGGGGCGGAGGACGTCAGCCTCGCCAAGATCACCGGCCCGGGCTTCGACGAGGACGGCGTCGTCGATGCGATCGAACGCGTCACCGACCGCTACCTCGCCGAACGTCGCGCCGGCGAGCGGTTTCTCGACACCTATCGCCGGGTCGGCTTCGCCCCGTTCAAGGAGGCGATCTATGGATGA
- a CDS encoding DUF2849 domain-containing protein produces the protein MRLLTGNDLASGDVVWWSGEGWSRHVEEAVDVGAAGEAILRAEEGARRVNAPYLIDAIPTPDGPRPAHIKDRIRALGPTVRPDLTLKPADPHAGNWVI, from the coding sequence ATGAGGCTGCTGACGGGCAACGACCTTGCCAGCGGCGACGTCGTCTGGTGGAGCGGCGAGGGCTGGTCGCGCCATGTCGAGGAGGCGGTCGACGTCGGCGCCGCCGGCGAGGCGATCCTGCGCGCGGAGGAAGGCGCGCGGCGCGTCAACGCTCCCTATCTGATCGACGCGATCCCGACGCCCGACGGACCGCGCCCGGCACACATCAAGGATCGCATCCGCGCGCTCGGCCCCACCGTCCGTCCCGACCTGACGCTCAAGCCCGCCGATCCGCACGCGGGGAATTGGGTGATCTGA
- the cobA gene encoding uroporphyrinogen-III C-methyltransferase, with translation MATLLDPGARGRVILVGAGPGDPGLLTVRAVEALKRADVVVHDGLIDPRVLDLAPPDAQCISVAKSRARHTLPQEAINALIVAHVKTGSVVVRLKGGDPFIFGRGGEEVEAVRAAGLPVEVIPGVSAALGCAAEAMLPLTHRDHSSAVSFVAGQCKGLSEQDWAGLAGQGRTLVIYMGVATAGEIADKLMADGVAPDMPVAVLERGTLVGSRALRTLLADLGPMVTREAVKSPAIIVVGEVVELSDAEDKLARWARVAEGMAA, from the coding sequence ATGGCTACGCTTCTCGATCCGGGCGCCCGTGGGCGCGTCATCCTCGTCGGCGCAGGACCGGGCGATCCCGGGTTGCTGACGGTACGCGCGGTGGAGGCGCTGAAGCGCGCCGACGTCGTCGTCCACGACGGGCTGATCGATCCGCGCGTGCTCGACCTCGCGCCGCCGGATGCGCAGTGCATTTCGGTCGCGAAAAGCCGCGCGCGGCATACGTTACCACAGGAGGCGATCAACGCGCTGATCGTTGCGCATGTGAAGACCGGCAGCGTGGTCGTGCGGCTGAAGGGCGGCGACCCGTTCATCTTCGGGCGCGGCGGCGAGGAGGTGGAGGCGGTGCGCGCCGCGGGCCTGCCCGTCGAGGTGATCCCGGGCGTTTCCGCCGCGCTCGGTTGCGCGGCGGAGGCGATGCTGCCGCTGACGCACCGCGATCACAGCAGCGCGGTCAGCTTCGTCGCGGGCCAGTGCAAGGGGCTGTCCGAACAGGACTGGGCCGGGCTCGCGGGACAGGGACGCACGCTCGTCATCTATATGGGCGTCGCCACCGCGGGCGAGATCGCCGACAAACTGATGGCGGACGGCGTCGCCCCGGACATGCCCGTCGCGGTGCTGGAACGCGGCACGCTAGTGGGCAGCCGCGCGCTGCGCACCCTGCTCGCCGATCTCGGCCCGATGGTGACGCGCGAGGCGGTGAAGAGCCCCGCGATCATCGTCGTCGGCGAGGTCGTCGAGCTTTCGGATGCCGAGGACAAGCTCGCCCGCTGGGCGCGTGTCGCGGAGGGTATGGCGGCATGA
- the astD gene encoding succinylglutamate-semialdehyde dehydrogenase, which produces MAEIISHEPATGAELWRAPVGDVDAEVAAARGGWAQWAAQPLAVRIETMRRFANVVRQRHDAFSELLARETGKPLWEARTEVDTVIAKVDISVTAYAERTAQRRLDSPMGSRMALRHKPHGVLAVLGPYNFPAHLPNGHIVPALLAGNAVVFKPSEKTPATGAFLIDCYRAAGVPEGCARVVIGGPAEGKALAEHPDIDGLLFTGSARTGIALNRAFATKPEKILALEMGGNNPIVVWDTPDLHAAAVLVIQSAFTTAGQRCTAGRRLIVDTRLYDPLVDTINQMIGRLIVGSPFDDPQPFMGPVIDNQTADMLTESFLELMMRGGRPIRHLERLSDDRPFLMPALIDTTQMAERPDVELFGPILQVIRADDFDQAIAEANNTRYGLSASLISQTPALYDRFWANIRAGIVNWNRPTNGASSAAPFGGIGWSGNHRPSAYYAADYCAYPVVSNEADSARANIGIGLRDG; this is translated from the coding sequence ATGGCCGAGATCATTTCCCACGAACCCGCGACGGGCGCCGAATTGTGGCGCGCGCCGGTCGGCGACGTCGATGCGGAAGTGGCCGCGGCGCGCGGCGGCTGGGCGCAATGGGCGGCGCAACCGCTCGCCGTGCGGATCGAGACGATGCGCCGCTTCGCCAATGTCGTGCGCCAGCGCCACGACGCGTTCAGCGAATTGCTCGCGCGCGAAACCGGCAAGCCATTGTGGGAGGCGCGAACCGAGGTCGATACCGTCATCGCCAAGGTCGACATCTCGGTCACCGCCTATGCCGAACGCACCGCGCAGCGCCGGCTCGACTCGCCGATGGGCAGCCGCATGGCGCTACGCCACAAGCCGCACGGTGTGCTCGCGGTGCTGGGTCCGTATAATTTCCCCGCGCATCTGCCCAACGGCCACATCGTCCCCGCCCTGCTCGCGGGCAACGCCGTGGTGTTCAAGCCATCCGAAAAGACCCCCGCGACGGGCGCGTTCCTGATCGACTGCTATCGCGCCGCCGGCGTGCCCGAAGGCTGCGCGCGCGTCGTGATCGGCGGCCCGGCGGAGGGCAAGGCGCTCGCCGAGCATCCCGACATCGACGGCCTGCTCTTCACCGGATCGGCGCGCACGGGCATCGCACTCAACCGCGCCTTTGCCACCAAGCCCGAAAAGATCCTGGCGCTGGAGATGGGCGGCAACAATCCGATCGTCGTGTGGGACACGCCCGATCTGCACGCCGCCGCGGTGCTGGTGATCCAGTCCGCCTTCACCACCGCGGGCCAGCGCTGCACCGCGGGCCGCCGGCTGATCGTCGACACCAGATTGTACGACCCGCTGGTCGACACGATCAATCAGATGATCGGCCGCCTGATCGTCGGCAGCCCGTTCGACGATCCGCAACCGTTCATGGGCCCGGTGATCGACAACCAGACCGCCGACATGCTGACCGAAAGCTTCCTCGAACTGATGATGCGCGGCGGGCGGCCGATCCGGCATCTCGAGCGATTGTCGGACGACCGGCCGTTCCTGATGCCCGCGCTGATCGACACGACGCAGATGGCGGAACGGCCCGATGTCGAGCTGTTCGGCCCGATCCTGCAAGTGATCCGCGCCGACGATTTCGACCAGGCGATCGCGGAGGCGAACAACACGCGCTACGGCCTGTCCGCGTCGCTGATCAGCCAGACGCCCGCGCTGTACGACCGGTTCTGGGCGAACATTCGCGCGGGCATCGTCAACTGGAACCGGCCGACCAACGGCGCCAGTTCCGCCGCGCCGTTCGGCGGCATCGGCTGGTCGGGCAACCATCGGCCCAGCGCTTATTACGCCGCCGATTATTGCGCCTATCCGGTGGTCAGCAACGAGGCGGATTCGGCGCGCGCCAACATCGGCATCGGCCTGCGCGACGGATAA
- a CDS encoding protein adenylyltransferase SelO family protein → MPANPQAYRPETALLDLGDTFWDPVDAADFPATTLRFRNDAAAAEVGLDTLSDAEWTRHFGRFAPLPGTLPQPLALRYHGHQFRQYNPDIGDGRGFTFAQLRDGAGRLMDLGTKGSGQTPYSRFGDGRLTLKGGVREILATEMLEALNVPTSRTLSLIETGEDLVRGDEPSPTRSAVLVRLSHGHIRIGTFQRLAYHQDEAGMRALVGYVLRQLYGEDGDDPVRLLDLVVERTATLAARYMAAGFVHGVLNSDNINVTGESFDYGPWRFAPTWDPAFTAAYFDHAGLYAFGRQPEAIHWDVMQLAASLRLVAESDPLIETLQTFAPRYQAGIREAMFWRLGIRRFDDRRDHAVVQAVERVPRATDTPIDRFFFDWFGGHVPADYPDAFDELRRLLDPYTPRKDRDHPYWHGEPCSMLIDEVEAIWAPIAADDDWSRLHAKVAAIREMGAALA, encoded by the coding sequence ATGCCCGCGAACCCGCAAGCCTACCGTCCCGAGACCGCGCTGCTCGATCTCGGCGATACGTTCTGGGACCCCGTCGACGCCGCCGATTTTCCCGCGACGACGCTGCGTTTCCGCAATGACGCGGCGGCGGCGGAGGTCGGGCTCGATACGCTGAGCGACGCGGAATGGACGCGGCATTTCGGGCGGTTCGCCCCACTGCCCGGCACGCTGCCACAGCCGCTCGCGCTGCGATATCACGGGCACCAGTTCCGCCAGTACAATCCGGACATCGGCGACGGCCGCGGCTTCACCTTCGCGCAGCTGCGCGACGGCGCGGGCCGGCTGATGGACCTTGGCACCAAGGGTTCGGGCCAGACGCCGTACAGCCGTTTCGGCGACGGGCGGCTGACACTGAAGGGGGGCGTGCGCGAGATCCTCGCCACCGAGATGCTTGAGGCGCTGAACGTGCCGACCAGCCGCACCTTGTCGCTAATCGAGACGGGCGAGGACCTCGTCCGCGGCGACGAGCCCTCCCCCACGCGGTCCGCGGTGCTGGTGCGGCTCAGCCATGGCCATATCCGCATCGGCACGTTCCAGCGGCTCGCCTATCATCAGGACGAGGCCGGGATGCGCGCGCTCGTCGGCTATGTGCTGCGCCAACTCTATGGCGAGGACGGCGATGATCCCGTCCGGCTGCTCGATCTGGTCGTGGAGCGCACCGCGACGCTCGCCGCACGCTACATGGCCGCGGGCTTCGTCCATGGCGTGCTCAATTCGGACAATATCAACGTCACCGGCGAGAGCTTCGATTATGGCCCGTGGAGGTTCGCGCCGACCTGGGACCCCGCATTCACCGCCGCTTATTTCGACCACGCCGGCCTCTACGCCTTCGGCCGCCAGCCGGAAGCGATCCATTGGGACGTGATGCAGCTCGCCGCGTCGCTGCGGCTGGTGGCGGAGAGCGATCCGCTGATCGAGACGCTGCAGACGTTCGCGCCGCGCTATCAGGCGGGGATCCGGGAGGCGATGTTCTGGCGGCTGGGAATCCGGAGGTTCGACGACCGCCGCGACCACGCGGTCGTACAGGCCGTCGAGCGGGTACCGCGCGCCACCGACACGCCGATCGACCGCTTCTTTTTCGACTGGTTCGGCGGTCACGTGCCCGCCGACTATCCGGACGCTTTCGACGAGCTGCGCCGGCTGCTCGATCCGTACACGCCGCGCAAGGATCGCGACCATCCCTACTGGCACGGCGAACCCTGTTCGATGCTGATCGACGAGGTCGAGGCGATCTGGGCGCCGATCGCGGCGGACGACGACTGGTCACGCCTCCACGCCAAGGTCGCCGCCATTCGGGAGATGGGGGCTGCTCTAGCATGA
- a CDS encoding alpha/beta fold hydrolase produces MSAYENCYWMSADGLKLHYRRYPGDDGRPPILCLPGLTRNARDYDAFAARLAGRWRVLALDFRGRGRSEYAKDPMTYVPATYVADVQALLAEQGIDRFVAVGTSLGGIVTMLLAAAGADIAAALINDVGPEIDPAGIARIRGYVGKGSSCPTWMHAARAVADSNADVYPDFKIEDWLAMAKRLYRLTSGGRIVPDYDLKIAEPFRVPGNEQGPDMWGALSALRAVPTLIVRGGRSDVLAAPVAERMVQALDRADLVTLPRVGHAPTLSEEPLRAPIDRWLEQAA; encoded by the coding sequence ATGAGCGCATATGAAAACTGCTACTGGATGTCGGCGGACGGGCTGAAGCTGCATTATCGTCGCTATCCCGGCGACGACGGCCGGCCGCCGATCCTGTGCCTGCCCGGGCTGACGCGCAATGCGCGCGACTATGACGCCTTCGCCGCACGGCTGGCGGGGCGGTGGCGCGTGCTCGCGCTCGATTTCCGCGGCCGGGGACGCAGCGAATATGCGAAGGATCCGATGACCTACGTTCCCGCGACCTATGTCGCGGACGTGCAGGCCTTGCTGGCGGAGCAGGGGATCGACCGCTTCGTCGCGGTCGGCACGTCGCTGGGCGGGATCGTGACGATGCTGCTGGCGGCCGCGGGGGCGGACATTGCCGCCGCGCTGATCAACGATGTCGGGCCGGAGATCGACCCCGCGGGCATCGCGCGCATCCGCGGCTATGTCGGCAAGGGCAGCAGCTGCCCGACGTGGATGCACGCGGCGCGTGCCGTCGCCGATTCGAACGCCGACGTCTATCCGGATTTCAAGATCGAGGACTGGCTGGCAATGGCGAAGCGGCTCTACCGGCTGACCAGCGGCGGCCGGATCGTGCCCGATTACGATCTGAAGATCGCCGAACCGTTTCGCGTCCCCGGCAACGAGCAGGGGCCCGACATGTGGGGCGCCTTGTCCGCCCTGCGCGCGGTGCCGACGCTGATCGTGCGCGGCGGTCGCTCCGACGTGCTCGCGGCGCCCGTCGCCGAGCGGATGGTGCAGGCGCTCGACCGCGCCGACCTGGTGACGCTGCCCCGTGTCGGCCACGCGCCGACGCTCAGCGAGGAGCCGCTGCGCGCGCCGATCGACCGCTGGCTGGAGCAGGCGGCGTAG
- a CDS encoding DUF418 domain-containing protein, producing MTGDGAPDAAIAAAVEPDGAPRIAVLDMLRGVAILGILFMNINDMGGSITASGGDVRHLGWTPADQIAWLLREVLADGTARCLLEMLFGAGMLILTDRIARGAEGRWAVLRRYGWRNLVLWVFGIAHMFVLMWPGDILHTYAVAAMVACCFRALRPRWLLTIGLVMTALNLFGGGIGILYTQASNAKRPVLERKLAAHQTLTKAETKMLADIRKADANRAKMKAEQQRKITDEDAYGRGSRAQWVRGQWRMNLERLGPMELGAIWEAASVMLIGAALFKLGILQGRRTRRFYLALTAVGWGVGGGLRLATALAVMRFDGQPHIGWATYEGARILMTIGHLGAINLLAGTMLMRPFVAAGRTALTLYVCQTMLVSWLIFSPFGFGLYGQMGWAGMMALSIAVDVVLLIVANVYLRYFRIAPVEWAWRSIVERRRLPFRHRASAVATAALA from the coding sequence ATGACGGGCGATGGCGCGCCGGACGCGGCGATCGCGGCGGCGGTCGAACCGGATGGTGCGCCGCGGATCGCGGTGCTCGACATGCTGCGCGGCGTGGCGATCCTCGGCATCCTGTTCATGAACATCAACGACATGGGCGGATCGATCACCGCGTCGGGCGGCGACGTGCGCCATCTGGGCTGGACGCCGGCGGACCAGATCGCCTGGCTGCTGCGCGAGGTGCTGGCGGACGGCACCGCGCGATGCCTGCTCGAAATGCTGTTCGGCGCCGGAATGCTGATCCTCACCGACCGTATCGCGCGCGGAGCGGAGGGACGGTGGGCGGTGCTGCGCCGCTACGGCTGGCGCAATCTGGTGCTCTGGGTGTTCGGCATCGCGCACATGTTCGTACTGATGTGGCCCGGCGATATCCTCCATACCTATGCGGTGGCGGCGATGGTCGCCTGCTGCTTCCGCGCGCTGCGCCCGCGATGGCTGCTGACGATCGGCCTTGTGATGACCGCGCTCAACCTGTTCGGAGGCGGCATCGGCATCCTCTACACGCAGGCGAGCAACGCCAAGCGCCCCGTGCTGGAGCGAAAACTGGCCGCGCACCAGACGCTGACGAAAGCGGAGACGAAGATGCTCGCCGACATCCGCAAGGCGGATGCGAACCGCGCCAAGATGAAGGCGGAGCAGCAGCGCAAGATCACGGATGAGGACGCTTACGGCCGCGGCAGCCGCGCGCAATGGGTGCGCGGCCAGTGGCGCATGAACCTCGAACGGCTGGGTCCGATGGAATTGGGCGCGATCTGGGAAGCGGCCTCGGTGATGCTCATAGGCGCGGCCTTGTTCAAGCTCGGCATCCTGCAGGGGCGACGGACGCGGCGTTTCTATCTGGCGCTGACCGCGGTCGGCTGGGGCGTTGGCGGCGGACTGCGACTGGCCACGGCGCTGGCGGTGATGCGCTTCGACGGCCAGCCGCATATCGGCTGGGCGACGTACGAGGGCGCGCGCATTCTGATGACGATCGGGCATCTCGGCGCGATCAACCTGCTTGCCGGCACGATGTTGATGCGCCCGTTCGTCGCGGCGGGGCGGACCGCGCTGACGCTCTACGTCTGCCAGACGATGCTCGTGTCCTGGCTGATCTTCTCGCCGTTCGGCTTCGGCCTATACGGGCAGATGGGCTGGGCGGGGATGATGGCGCTGTCGATAGCGGTCGACGTCGTCCTGCTGATCGTCGCGAACGTGTATCTGCGCTATTTCCGCATCGCGCCGGTCGAATGGGCGTGGCGATCGATCGTCGAGCGGCGGCGGCTGCCGTTCCGGCATCGCGCGTCGGCTGTGGCAACGGCGGCGCTGGCGTGA
- a CDS encoding glycosyltransferase: MSRPVSILHLHSSFDLGGKEARAVRLMNAFGDAARHTIVSGVPDQLGARAAIGKGIRYEIAQDAPSLTGRPSVARYEALARFMRRFDLVLTYNWGAVDGVMARRVFGKGMPPLVHHEDGFNADEATGLKVERNMYRRLALPAAAALVVPSFVLEDIARRIWKQPATRVHRIANGIPTALYAGKPDPKAIPGFVPNGKEVVIGALAGLRAVKDLPLLVRACGGLAGRIRLVIVGEGPEREAIAAAARQMGMADALVLPGFLDRPYRFIGHFDILAISSKSEQQPISVIEAMAAGLPVASLPVGDVARMVAPENAPFIAAESDEVRLRNALQPLVADAALRRSVGLANQAKARAAFDEAVMIAQYKQLYERVLGREGALG; this comes from the coding sequence ATGTCGCGGCCCGTCAGCATCCTGCACCTGCATTCCAGTTTCGATCTGGGCGGCAAGGAAGCGCGCGCGGTGCGGCTGATGAACGCGTTCGGCGATGCCGCGCGGCACACGATCGTATCGGGCGTTCCCGACCAGCTCGGCGCGCGCGCCGCGATCGGCAAGGGCATCCGCTACGAAATCGCGCAGGATGCGCCGTCGCTGACGGGGCGCCCCTCCGTTGCGCGCTACGAGGCGCTGGCGCGGTTCATGCGGCGGTTCGACCTGGTGCTCACCTACAATTGGGGCGCGGTCGACGGCGTGATGGCGCGCCGCGTGTTTGGGAAGGGCATGCCGCCGCTTGTTCATCACGAGGACGGCTTCAATGCCGATGAGGCGACGGGGCTGAAGGTCGAACGCAACATGTACCGCCGCCTCGCGCTGCCCGCCGCCGCGGCGCTGGTCGTGCCGTCCTTTGTCCTCGAAGACATCGCCCGCCGCATCTGGAAGCAGCCGGCGACGCGCGTCCACCGCATCGCCAACGGCATCCCCACCGCGCTCTATGCGGGCAAGCCCGATCCGAAGGCGATTCCCGGCTTCGTCCCTAACGGCAAAGAAGTGGTGATCGGCGCGCTCGCCGGCCTGCGCGCGGTCAAGGACCTGCCGCTGCTGGTGCGCGCATGCGGCGGGCTGGCGGGGCGCATCCGACTGGTGATCGTCGGCGAGGGGCCTGAGCGGGAGGCGATCGCCGCAGCGGCGCGTCAGATGGGCATGGCGGACGCGCTCGTCCTGCCCGGCTTCCTCGACCGGCCGTATCGCTTCATCGGCCATTTCGACATTCTCGCCATTTCGTCGAAGAGCGAGCAGCAGCCGATCAGCGTCATCGAGGCGATGGCCGCCGGCCTTCCTGTCGCAAGCCTGCCGGTCGGCGATGTCGCGCGCATGGTGGCGCCCGAAAACGCACCGTTCATCGCCGCCGAGTCGGACGAAGTGCGGCTGCGTAACGCGCTCCAGCCCCTCGTCGCCGATGCTGCGCTGCGGCGCTCGGTCGGTCTCGCCAATCAGGCGAAGGCGCGCGCGGCGTTCGACGAGGCGGTAATGATCGCACAATACAAGCAGTTATACGAACGTGTTCTCGGCCGTGAGGGTGCGCTCGGTTGA